From the genome of Triticum aestivum cultivar Chinese Spring chromosome 3B, IWGSC CS RefSeq v2.1, whole genome shotgun sequence, one region includes:
- the LOC123065929 gene encoding uncharacterized protein has product MVEYLRSASDALPFLSSSLSPGTISYETALLCVEYHTPCDPLPRLPCSSFSLSRSSVARAMHDWAPAIIATALFALLCPGGILQLPGRQRTVDFMNLRTSCLSILVHAVIYAVLLMLFVVILQAHLYV; this is encoded by the coding sequence ATGGTAGAGTATTTGCGCTCGGCATCCGATGCCCTACCTTTCCTCTCGTCTTCCTTATCCCCCGGCACAATATCATACGAAACTGCTCTGCTCTGCGTCGAATATCATACTCCGTGTGACCCTCTTCCTCGGCTCCCCtgttcctctttctctctctcccgaAGCTCCGTGGCGCGCGCGATGCATGACTGGGCGCCGGCGATCATAGCAACGGCGCTCTTCGCCCTGCTGTGCCCGGGAGGGATCCTCCAGCTGCCCGGCCGGCAGCGGACGGTCGACTTCATGAACCTCAGGACCAGCTGCTTGTCCATCCTCGTCCACGCCGTCATCTACGCTGTGCTGCTCATGCTCTTCGTCGTCATCTTGCAGGCTCATCTCTACGTCTGA